From the genome of Salmo salar chromosome ssa29, Ssal_v3.1, whole genome shotgun sequence:
TAACACTGTGTGATGTTTTTAATTAACATGCTCTTATCTGGAAAGTAAATGGATGAATCAATGCTGATCTGTTGTTTCCCATGTCTTGTTTCACCACCCAGGGGAAAGTGGAGGAGGCTGTCCTGGCTTTTGACACTCTAGTTCAGCAGTACCCCCAGAGTCCAAGGTGTCGCTATGGGAAAGCCCTGGTGAGAACCACAGTCTAAATACTGTAGCATACCATTCTCCTGGTTTATTTTGAACGGATTAAACAAATATTAACCCTATAACAAGTTAAACACTAAGTGTGTTTATCACTTTAACGAAACACTTCAAAGCTTAAATACTGTTTACTACGATCCTAAAAACTGGGTGAAAATTGCACCCATGTAAAAATAGGGAAAACGCCTGAAATGTTCTGGGGCCCATTATGTATGTCCAGGCCGAAGATGACCTGGCAGAGAAGATGCGCAGCAACGACATGCTGCAGAAGGCCCTCATCACGTACAAGGAGGCGTCAGAGCTGCCCAACGCCACGCCTGACCTCATCAAGGCCACACTGAAGAAACGGGCCGAGCGTCAGCAGTTCTTAGGTAACCTACACGGCCAAGCATGCTGGagtgcctacacacacacacattacactgtaCATTTTTCTTGTGTACTTAGTTTGAAGAACATTGCGCGACTCCGATTAATGTCATTTGGTAAAGTGGTTGTTGTAGTGGTTGTCTTTTCGATTTAATTTAGTATTTCATATAATTCATTCAGTATTTTGAAATACTTTCTCTAATTGAGAAATTGTGATTGTGGTTGTGTGCATAGAGTGTGTtgtgactccctctctctctctggtgtaggTCGTATGAGGGGTGCCTTAGCCACGTTGGAGAAGCTGGTACAGATCTTCCCTGAGGACGTGGCCCTGAAGAACGATCTGGGCGTGGCTCACCTGCTCATCGGAGACAACAAGAGCGCCAAGAGGGTCTACGAGGAGGTGAGCCGTGGTCCAAGTCATCACCACTCTTGACTGCTTTGGGGTTTCCAAGCATTCTTTTTTTTCTGGGAAATAATGTGTTGAAAATGTAGTGATTTTGCTTTGCAACACATCTTCACCTGGTCTGCTTCAAACACATTACTAACAGAATTGTAATTTGCAAGATTACAAGTAAATGGAATGTATCTAGCGTGACATTTTCAGCAGGGAAATGTGAATGAGTGTCACGATTGAATGTTtgattaacaattgacaatttcTAAATGATGTGTCCCCTGGTAGGTGTTGGCCATTGCACCAAGTAACGGCTTTGCTAAAGTCCATTACGGCTTCATCCTCAAATCAGAAAATAAGATAGCAGAGAGCATCCCATTCCTCAGGGTAAGTACTGTAACCAATCATGCTCCCACAGATTCAAACCACTATTTTGATCCTGAAACCACTCTCTCTGCACTTAAACCCGTCTCCCTACacttgccagcagcataccaccctgcactcctggcttgcttctgaacctaagcagggttggtcctggtcagtccctggatgggagaccagatgctgctggaagtggtgttggagggccagtaggaggcactctttcctctagtctaaaaaatatcccaatgccccaggacagtgattggggacattgccctgtgtagggtgctgtctttcggatgggacgttaaacgggtgtcctgactctctgaggtcattaaagatcccatgtcactgattgtaagagtaggggtgttaaccccggtgacgtggctaaattcccaatctggccctcaaaccatcatggtcacctaataatccccagtttccaattggctcattcatccccctcctctcccctgtaactattccccaggtcgttgctgtaaatgagaatgtgttctcagtcaacttacctggtaaactaacgggaaaaaaagaaaaaaaactctCTCTGCACTGAAAACCCCCTCTCTGCACTGAAAACCCTCTCTGCACTGAAAACCCTCTCTGCACTGCAGGATGGTTTGGAATCAGGAGACCCTGGCACAGACGACGGCAGATTTTACTTCCACCTCGGAGACGCCTTGCAAAGAATGGGAGACGACAGTGTGAGTTAAGATCAAACTCACAGACACCAAGCTTACACCAATACTGAATCCACACCAGCAGTATTCACTAGATACATGTAGTAACTTCACAGAGTATGATATCAGTATGACTTATCGTGATTGTTTTATCTTATTGTCAGAGGAAAAATACTGAGTATTTAAATGTACCTTTATAATTTGAGTTCAAATGTGTTGGTTTTGGAATACTACAAGCACAATGGTCTTCTCCTCTTCCAGGCCTACAAGTGGTATGAGAGAGGGCACCAGAGAGGTCACTTTGCCTCCGTATGGCAGCGATCTCTCTACAATGTGGACGGTCTCAAAGCCCAGCCATGGTGGACGCCCAAGGACACTGGCTATATGGATCTAGTCAAGGTACTGTAGATGATGACAACTTGTCTAATCTGGTTGTCTTTTCCCCCTGATAGTCACGGAGTTCAATAATGTCTACAGGCAGCACGTCCTCTCTTTTCCTTTGATCTGTTCTGTGACAGCGTGGGCAGAAACATGGAGGGCTGTCTCCCATCTTAAAATAGTCAATTCTTCTTCATTTGAGTTTTGACCTGGTGTAAAGCTGTGCTTGGACTGACCATAGAGATATAATAATATGAATGTGTGTCTATGCCATAGACCCTGGAGAGGAACTGGAGGACCATTAGGGACGAGGCCCTGTCAGTGATGGATAAAACCACCGGCCTCTTTGTTCCAGAAGAGGAGAACCTCAGAGAAAAAGGGGAGTGGGGCCAGTTCACACTCTGGCAGCAAGgtaccaatcaaccaatcaaaccCTTCACAACTAGCAACTGGCAAGTCCCTATGTCAGAAATTCACTAAATGTAATTGAATGGAAATAATCCTAAGTATAGGTTTAGCGGTGTCTGAACCTGGCCTCTAATTCCTTGTTTCTCTTCTCCTGTTCCTTGCAGGCAAGAAGGCAGGGGAGTCCTGCCACAGTGTTCCAAAGACCTGTGGCCTGTTGGAGCGCTACCCAGAGGCAACAGGCTGCAAGAGAGGACAGGTAGGTCACCCCACCACAGACGTGACTGACATGCCAACTatcagacagatggacagacagccTGGCCCTGCAGGCTCCTACTGGAGATAGATGGAGTTACAAAGGCTATGTTACGCTCACTGATATTTCTCTCAATTTCTGTTGTAAAAATAGgaaatgtttgttgttttctTTTAGGTTTTCATATATTAATTGTCTGAATGCATTTTTTTACATAATTCATGTTTAATTTCAGCTCTGTTCACTTTCTCTGGGTGTatgactgcctctctctctctctctctctctctctctctctgtctccccctccctccctatttCTCCCTGGGTTCCAGATCAAGTTCTCAGTGATGCAGCCTGGTACTCACGTCTGGCCCCACACGGGGCCCACGAATTGTCGCCTGCGCATGCACCTGGGCCTGGTCATCCCAAAGACAGGCTGCAAGATCAGGTGCACCAACGACACCAGGTAACATCTTCCACAGCCATCAACGTCATCCCCTTGTTACATCCAACAACATCACCCACTTGTTAGTTCTTGGTACAGTGTAAGACTGACCATTTGAGTGCTCTGTACTTGATTGTCACTCGAGACCAAATGTAGCTGAAAAATATGATTTAACTGTTATGTCGATTTTGTGGactgtcagtccttgcatccatagctctgtctacgaatttgagtggttacatttccccGGCCCCAACCctctcagctttataccaaacgaACTTGAGGAGCTGCCATGAAATAAAAACTCGTGCATGTGGCTTCATTAAAGCTAGAATTCTTAGTTGTTACATCCACTTTTCAACTCATTAATTAAGGATATAAACCCATAGACTTTTTGAAGATtagaacttataaatgcctcgtgagcttagttcaactgtcataccacatcagaacccaaaatatacgcttgtttacctcccaatgtttgtaaacaatgtaagtgtaaacaaacactatatagcttcaaaacatggttaaacaatcattttgatatcatagaTGGTCAGTCCCTGTCTATAAacttgagagtggttacatttctccaggcccatccctcagctttttaccaacaCAGAGCTGTGGTGGCActttattgtttcaattaaggactcTAGCTTTAACACAAAGGCTATGGTCTCTGCTGTTCTCTTCCAGGGCTTGGGAGGAGGGGAAAGTGCTCATCTTTGATGACTCCTTTGAGCACGAGGTGTGGCAGGACGCCGACAGCTACCGGCTCATCTTCATCGTGGATGTGTGGCACCCCGAGCTCACCCAGTACCAACGGCAGACTCTCTCCCCCATTTAAAGAATGTACGGCAaaatgactgacagacagactgtcacCTACTGGAGTGCTGGGGTTAACACTCTTGACCCATTAGAACGGAAGGGTCCATAGtatctggtctctgtctgtccacCCATTCCTTCAGAGTCGGCCATTTTAGGTCAAAGATGACAAATGTGACACTTGCCCTTGCTCAGTCAAGGGCTCCATTTTGGAACCATCTAGAAGAGTTACTGAAGGCCCTGGCAGATTGGAAAAAGCCTTACAGGGACACTTTGGAACACTGACTGCTGTGGTACTCGCCAACTAGGCTTTTAGGCCAAAATGTGGACTTACAGTAAGGTGTGGGTTTAATATCACATAGGCTGTGTTGTAAATGTATCACAAGTGCATTCTTGTTTTTCATTAGTCAACCAAAGTGCCATGTGTCTGAAACATACCTAACATACAAACGGTAACTGAAAAAAACTTTAGTATTGCAGCTAGCGAGTTTTACTGTTTTATAGTTACTGATATCATTTCTTAAAGAGATCGTTTTCCTGGTTTTTATCCCAATCTTAATCGTTTTCTTTCCTCAAGAAAAGTT
Proteins encoded in this window:
- the unm_hu7910 gene encoding aspartyl/asparaginyl beta-hydroxylase isoform X16, which gives rise to MEETVMEELICEEAILAEEIPEVKPAAVVNKNGVKAEAAIASGGGGAASGFSGTKIFTWFMVLALLGVWSSVAVVWLELVDYDNVIGKLSAYDADGDGDFDVEDAKVLLGVKERPVSLVQREAKEESAVEEQTAVPLPPISDDFIPDDSRDEATQPYEESKQFTDRPGSQETREAGNAEDQPEDMLKYKDKKKKPKLLNTFEKTIKTEIDAAEKLRKKGKVEEAVLAFDTLVQQYPQSPRCRYGKALAEDDLAEKMRSNDMLQKALITYKEASELPNATPDLIKATLKKRAERQQFLGRMRGALATLEKLVQIFPEDVALKNDLGVAHLLIGDNKSAKRVYEEVLAIAPSNGFAKVHYGFILKSENKIAESIPFLRDGLESGDPGTDDGRFYFHLGDALQRMGDDSAYKWYERGHQRGHFASVWQRSLYNVDGLKAQPWWTPKDTGYMDLVKTLERNWRTIRDEALSVMDKTTGLFVPEEENLREKGEWGQFTLWQQGKKAGESCHSVPKTCGLLERYPEATGCKRGQIKFSVMQPGTHVWPHTGPTNCRLRMHLGLVIPKTGCKIRCTNDTRAWEEGKVLIFDDSFEHEVWQDADSYRLIFIVDVWHPELTQYQRQTLSPI
- the unm_hu7910 gene encoding aspartyl/asparaginyl beta-hydroxylase isoform X17; amino-acid sequence: MEETVMEELICEEAILAEEIPEVKPAAVVNKNGVKAEAAIASGGGGAASGFSGTKIFTWFMVLALLGVWSSVAVVWLELVDYDNVIGKLSAYDADGDGDFDVEDAKVLLGVKERPVSLVQREAKEESAVEEQTAVPLPPISDDFIPEESKQFTDRPGSQETREAEEKTIQEDSEGNAEDQPEDMLKYKDKKKKPKLLNTFEKTIKTEIDAAEKLRKKGKVEEAVLAFDTLVQQYPQSPRCRYGKALAEDDLAEKMRSNDMLQKALITYKEASELPNATPDLIKATLKKRAERQQFLGRMRGALATLEKLVQIFPEDVALKNDLGVAHLLIGDNKSAKRVYEEVLAIAPSNGFAKVHYGFILKSENKIAESIPFLRDGLESGDPGTDDGRFYFHLGDALQRMGDDSAYKWYERGHQRGHFASVWQRSLYNVDGLKAQPWWTPKDTGYMDLVKTLERNWRTIRDEALSVMDKTTGLFVPEEENLREKGEWGQFTLWQQGKKAGESCHSVPKTCGLLERYPEATGCKRGQIKFSVMQPGTHVWPHTGPTNCRLRMHLGLVIPKTGCKIRCTNDTRAWEEGKVLIFDDSFEHEVWQDADSYRLIFIVDVWHPELTQYQRQTLSPI
- the unm_hu7910 gene encoding aspartyl/asparaginyl beta-hydroxylase isoform X10, giving the protein MEETVMEELICEEAILAEEIPEVKPAAVVNKNGVKAEAAIASGGGGAASGFSGTKIFTWFMVLALLGVWSSVAVVWLELVDYDNVIGKLSAYDADGDGDFDVEDAKVLLGVKERPVSLVQREAKEESAVEEQTEPIVEEVIQTTEGTEEDEQQAPEGESPDAVGTPAKSEDATEEAFEGILAVEAGSFEAEAAVQVEETAVPLPPISDDFIPDDSRDEATQPYEESKQFTDRPGSQETREAEEKTIQEDSEGNAEDQPEDMLKYKDKKKKPKLLNTFEKTIKTEIDAAEKLRKKGKVEEAVLAFDTLVQQYPQSPRCRYGKALAEDDLAEKMRSNDMLQKALITYKEASELPNATPDLIKATLKKRAERQQFLGRMRGALATLEKLVQIFPEDVALKNDLGVAHLLIGDNKSAKRVYEEVLAIAPSNGFAKVHYGFILKSENKIAESIPFLRDGLESGDPGTDDGRFYFHLGDALQRMGDDSAYKWYERGHQRGHFASVWQRSLYNVDGLKAQPWWTPKDTGYMDLVKTLERNWRTIRDEALSVMDKTTGLFVPEEENLREKGEWGQFTLWQQGKKAGESCHSVPKTCGLLERYPEATGCKRGQIKFSVMQPGTHVWPHTGPTNCRLRMHLGLVIPKTGCKIRCTNDTRAWEEGKVLIFDDSFEHEVWQDADSYRLIFIVDVWHPELTQYQRQTLSPI
- the unm_hu7910 gene encoding aspartyl/asparaginyl beta-hydroxylase isoform X11, coding for MAPRKNSRNQSKKEVKPAAVVNKNGVKAEAAIASGGGGAASGFSGTKIFTWFMVLALLGVWSSVAVVWLELVDYDNVIGKLSAYDADGDGDFDVEDAKVLLGVKERPVSLVQREAKEESAVEEQTEPIVEEVIQTTEGTEEDEQQAPEGESPDAVGTPAKSEDATEEAFEGILAVEAGSFEAEAAVQVEETAVPLPPISDDFIPDDSRDEATQPYEESKQFTDRPGSQETREAEEKTIQEDSEGNAEDQPEDMLKYKDKKKKPKLLNTFEKTIKTEIDAAEKLRKKGKVEEAVLAFDTLVQQYPQSPRCRYGKALAEDDLAEKMRSNDMLQKALITYKEASELPNATPDLIKATLKKRAERQQFLGRMRGALATLEKLVQIFPEDVALKNDLGVAHLLIGDNKSAKRVYEEVLAIAPSNGFAKVHYGFILKSENKIAESIPFLRDGLESGDPGTDDGRFYFHLGDALQRMGDDSAYKWYERGHQRGHFASVWQRSLYNVDGLKAQPWWTPKDTGYMDLVKTLERNWRTIRDEALSVMDKTTGLFVPEEENLREKGEWGQFTLWQQGKKAGESCHSVPKTCGLLERYPEATGCKRGQIKFSVMQPGTHVWPHTGPTNCRLRMHLGLVIPKTGCKIRCTNDTRAWEEGKVLIFDDSFEHEVWQDADSYRLIFIVDVWHPELTQYQRQTLSPI
- the unm_hu7910 gene encoding aspartyl/asparaginyl beta-hydroxylase isoform X13 → MEETVMEELICEEAILAEEIPEVKPAAVVNKNGVKAEAAIASGGGGAASGFSGTKIFTWFMVLALLGVWSSVAVVWLELVDYDNVIGKLSAYDADGDGDFDVEDAKVLLGVKERPVSLVQREAKEESAVEEQTEPIVEEVIQTTEGTEEDEQQAPEGESPDAVGTPAKSEDATEEAFEGILAVEAGSFEAEAAVQVEETAVPLPPISDDFIPEESKQFTDRPGSQETREAEEKTIQEDSEGNAEDQPEDMLKYKDKKKKPKLLNTFEKTIKTEIDAAEKLRKKGKVEEAVLAFDTLVQQYPQSPRCRYGKALAEDDLAEKMRSNDMLQKALITYKEASELPNATPDLIKATLKKRAERQQFLGRMRGALATLEKLVQIFPEDVALKNDLGVAHLLIGDNKSAKRVYEEVLAIAPSNGFAKVHYGFILKSENKIAESIPFLRDGLESGDPGTDDGRFYFHLGDALQRMGDDSAYKWYERGHQRGHFASVWQRSLYNVDGLKAQPWWTPKDTGYMDLVKTLERNWRTIRDEALSVMDKTTGLFVPEEENLREKGEWGQFTLWQQGKKAGESCHSVPKTCGLLERYPEATGCKRGQIKFSVMQPGTHVWPHTGPTNCRLRMHLGLVIPKTGCKIRCTNDTRAWEEGKVLIFDDSFEHEVWQDADSYRLIFIVDVWHPELTQYQRQTLSPI
- the unm_hu7910 gene encoding aspartyl/asparaginyl beta-hydroxylase isoform X12, translating into MEETVMEELICEEAILAEEIPEVKPAAVVNKNGVKAEAAIASGGGGAASGFSGTKIFTWFMVLALLGVWSSVAVVWLELVDYDNVIGKLSAYDADGDGDFDVEDAKVLLGVKERPVSLVQREAKEESAVEEQTEPIVEEVIQTTEGTEEDEQQAPEGESPDAVGTPAKSEDATEEAFEGILAVEAGSFEAEAAVQVEETAVPLPPISDDFIPDDSRDEATQPYEESKQFTDRPGSQETREAGNAEDQPEDMLKYKDKKKKPKLLNTFEKTIKTEIDAAEKLRKKGKVEEAVLAFDTLVQQYPQSPRCRYGKALAEDDLAEKMRSNDMLQKALITYKEASELPNATPDLIKATLKKRAERQQFLGRMRGALATLEKLVQIFPEDVALKNDLGVAHLLIGDNKSAKRVYEEVLAIAPSNGFAKVHYGFILKSENKIAESIPFLRDGLESGDPGTDDGRFYFHLGDALQRMGDDSAYKWYERGHQRGHFASVWQRSLYNVDGLKAQPWWTPKDTGYMDLVKTLERNWRTIRDEALSVMDKTTGLFVPEEENLREKGEWGQFTLWQQGKKAGESCHSVPKTCGLLERYPEATGCKRGQIKFSVMQPGTHVWPHTGPTNCRLRMHLGLVIPKTGCKIRCTNDTRAWEEGKVLIFDDSFEHEVWQDADSYRLIFIVDVWHPELTQYQRQTLSPI
- the unm_hu7910 gene encoding aspartyl/asparaginyl beta-hydroxylase isoform X18, whose amino-acid sequence is MEETVMEELICEEAILAEEIPEVKPAAVVNKNGVKAEAAIASGGGGAASGFSGTKIFTWFMVLALLGVWSSVAVVWLELVDYDNVIGKLSAYDADGDGDFDVEDAKVLLGVKERPVSLVQREAKEESAVEEQTAVPLPPISDDFIPEESKQFTDRPGSQETREAGNAEDQPEDMLKYKDKKKKPKLLNTFEKTIKTEIDAAEKLRKKGKVEEAVLAFDTLVQQYPQSPRCRYGKALAEDDLAEKMRSNDMLQKALITYKEASELPNATPDLIKATLKKRAERQQFLGRMRGALATLEKLVQIFPEDVALKNDLGVAHLLIGDNKSAKRVYEEVLAIAPSNGFAKVHYGFILKSENKIAESIPFLRDGLESGDPGTDDGRFYFHLGDALQRMGDDSAYKWYERGHQRGHFASVWQRSLYNVDGLKAQPWWTPKDTGYMDLVKTLERNWRTIRDEALSVMDKTTGLFVPEEENLREKGEWGQFTLWQQGKKAGESCHSVPKTCGLLERYPEATGCKRGQIKFSVMQPGTHVWPHTGPTNCRLRMHLGLVIPKTGCKIRCTNDTRAWEEGKVLIFDDSFEHEVWQDADSYRLIFIVDVWHPELTQYQRQTLSPI
- the unm_hu7910 gene encoding aspartyl/asparaginyl beta-hydroxylase isoform X14 encodes the protein MEETVMEELICEEAILAEEIPEVKPAAVVNKNGVKAEAAIASGGGGAASGFSGTKIFTWFMVLALLGVWSSVAVVWLELVDYDNVIGKLSAYDADGDGDFDVEDAKVLLGVKERPVSLVQREAKEESAVEEQTEPIVEEVIQTTEGTEEDEQQAPEGESPDAVGTPAKSEDATEEAFEGILAVEAGSFEAEAAVQVEETAVPLPPISDDFIPEESKQFTDRPGSQETREAGNAEDQPEDMLKYKDKKKKPKLLNTFEKTIKTEIDAAEKLRKKGKVEEAVLAFDTLVQQYPQSPRCRYGKALAEDDLAEKMRSNDMLQKALITYKEASELPNATPDLIKATLKKRAERQQFLGRMRGALATLEKLVQIFPEDVALKNDLGVAHLLIGDNKSAKRVYEEVLAIAPSNGFAKVHYGFILKSENKIAESIPFLRDGLESGDPGTDDGRFYFHLGDALQRMGDDSAYKWYERGHQRGHFASVWQRSLYNVDGLKAQPWWTPKDTGYMDLVKTLERNWRTIRDEALSVMDKTTGLFVPEEENLREKGEWGQFTLWQQGKKAGESCHSVPKTCGLLERYPEATGCKRGQIKFSVMQPGTHVWPHTGPTNCRLRMHLGLVIPKTGCKIRCTNDTRAWEEGKVLIFDDSFEHEVWQDADSYRLIFIVDVWHPELTQYQRQTLSPI
- the unm_hu7910 gene encoding aspartyl/asparaginyl beta-hydroxylase isoform X15 — encoded protein: MEETVMEELICEEAILAEEIPEVKPAAVVNKNGVKAEAAIASGGGGAASGFSGTKIFTWFMVLALLGVWSSVAVVWLELVDYDNVIGKLSAYDADGDGDFDVEDAKVLLGVKERPVSLVQREAKEESAVEEQTAVPLPPISDDFIPDDSRDEATQPYEESKQFTDRPGSQETREAEEKTIQEDSEGNAEDQPEDMLKYKDKKKKPKLLNTFEKTIKTEIDAAEKLRKKGKVEEAVLAFDTLVQQYPQSPRCRYGKALAEDDLAEKMRSNDMLQKALITYKEASELPNATPDLIKATLKKRAERQQFLGRMRGALATLEKLVQIFPEDVALKNDLGVAHLLIGDNKSAKRVYEEVLAIAPSNGFAKVHYGFILKSENKIAESIPFLRDGLESGDPGTDDGRFYFHLGDALQRMGDDSAYKWYERGHQRGHFASVWQRSLYNVDGLKAQPWWTPKDTGYMDLVKTLERNWRTIRDEALSVMDKTTGLFVPEEENLREKGEWGQFTLWQQGKKAGESCHSVPKTCGLLERYPEATGCKRGQIKFSVMQPGTHVWPHTGPTNCRLRMHLGLVIPKTGCKIRCTNDTRAWEEGKVLIFDDSFEHEVWQDADSYRLIFIVDVWHPELTQYQRQTLSPI